TGAGGATTAATACTAATACGGTTGATACCATATTGATAAGCTATTTGAAGTTTCTCTCTATCTATAGTATCTGGTCTTCCTGCCTCTAAAGTATATTCTATAATTCCTTCTACATTTATGTTGCTTTTTATTGTAAATAGAAGATGTTTTAATTCTTCTGCATTTAAAACAGTGGGTGTACCCCCACCTATATAAATAGACTCCACATTAAGCTTATGATTATTTATATACTTCCCAATTTGAACAATTTCATGATGTAGAGCCTGTAAATATTTTTCTAATAAATCCCTCTTTTCACCAATAGTAGATGAAATAAATGAGCAATAGATACATCTGGAAGGACAAAAAGGAATGCCAATATATATACTGATTTTATTTTTATCTCCAGGATAAATAATATTTCTCTCATTAAGAGCTATTTTTAAAAGTAGATCTATTTTTTTATGATGAAGGAGGTATTCAGATTCTAGATATTCTATAATTTCTTTTTTCATTTTACCCATATTGAGCAATTGATGTACTATTTTTGTTGGTCTTATTCCAGTTAAAATGCCCCAAGGTAAGGAATTGTTAAAAGCCTTTTCCATAGCCTTGTAAATAGTGATTTTTAACTTTCTCTTCACTAATTTTATAACCTCATTATGCGTCAATGGGAGAGGAGAGGGCAATTGTATTTCATATTTTGAAATCAACTGTTGATTTTTTTTAATCACAGTATAAAAGATATACTCATCTTTTCTTATACTAAGTCCATTAGTGATAACCGTCTCATAGTCATAGGTGTCTTCTCTGCTTTCCCCTTGAAAGATAATGTTTTTCCTAGGAAAATACTGCATTAACATTTCTCTAATATCAAATTGATAGTCATGTCCTTCTAGAATTACTAAATTCATAAGATCACCTTAATCGATTCAAAATAATATCCTTTAGTGTATATGTCTACACCTATACTTCTTCATAAAGTATTGATTTTTACCAGCGAATATACTAATTAAAAAATGGGTTGGTAGCCTTTTCCTTCCCTATAGTAGTCCAAGCACCATGCCCTGGATAAACCACTACATTGTCCTCTAAGGTGAAAAGTTTTTCACTAATAGAACTTATGATATCTTGGGTACTTCCCTTGGGAAAATCTGTTCTGCCCACCGATCCTGCAAATAAAGTATCCCCGCTAAATAAAGAATCGTTAGCTAAAATACAAATTCCTCCTGGGGTATGGCCTGGCGTATGGATAATTTCTAATGAAATATTTCCTATATTTAAGACATCCTTGTCTTTTAACTCTATATCACAAGGTTGTGTAATAATATGCCTACCCATATTTTTAGATAAATTCAACTCTGGATCCATCAACATATCTTTATCCAAGGAGTGTATACAGATAGCTGCTTGGGTCTTTCTCTTGATCTCATTGACTCCCCCTATATGATCTAAATGTCCATGGGTAAGGATAATATATTTTATGTTTAATTGTAATTTTTTTATTTTAAATAATAATCCTAAAGCATCTCCACCGGGATCAATAATTGCCCCTTCCTTTGTCTCTTCGCAACCAATAATATAACAATTTGCAGCATAAATTCCTGATGGGACTGTTTCTATAATCATTTCTTCTCCTCCTTATTCAAGTTAGAATAATTTTTCACTATCTATTAGCATGGTTACAGGGCCATCATTTTGCAAATTTACCAACATATGCGTTTGAAATTTTCCTGTTTGAGTACGAATTCCCTGTCCTCTGGTTTTCTCTACAAATTTTTCATATAGCTTTTCTGCTCTTTCAGGTTTAGCAGCCATGGTAAAGCTTGGCCTTCTGCCTTTTTTGCAATCTCCATATAAAGTAAATTGTGATGCCACTAGAAGTTCTCCTCCAATATCCATTAAAGATAGATTCATCTTCTCCTCTCTATCTTCAAAAATGCGAAGGTTAATAATTTTATCTACTAAATAGTTTACATCTTCTTCTGTGTCATCATTCTTTACACCAAGAAGTACAAGCAATCCTTTTCCGATTCTTCCTACTTCCTGTTGATCTACTTCTATATGGGAAAAATTAACCCTTTGTACAACTGCTCTCATAAATACACTCCCTTTTTAAACTCTATAGGTAGAGATAACCCCTTTAATTTTTTTGAAACGTTTTAACAATTGATCCAGTTCTGTTGCACTTTTTACTTCTATAGTCATATTAATATAGGCAATATCGTTTTTTCCTGTTCTAGCATTCATGGCCGTAACCGATGTTTTTGTTTCTGCAAGAATATTTGAAAGATTTGAAAGCAAACCTTTTTGATCCTTGGCCTTAATCTGTATTTCTGATTGGTAGTTTACTTGATCATCTTTATCCCAGGAAACATCAACAAAACGCTGTGCACCTTCTAAACTTTTTATATTTGTACAGTCCGCTCTATGAATGGAAACCCCTCTGCCTCTGGTGATATACCCTAAAATCTCATCTCCAGGTACGGGATTACAGCATTTGGAAAAGCGTACCGCTATGTCTCCAAAGCCTTCCACTTTTATCCCTCTACCAAAGGTCTTCTGTTTTGCCCGATTGGACTTCCTAGGTTGTTCAATCTCTAATATGTTCTTATTTTTTGCCTTACCATGTATTTTGTTATATTCATCTTTTAAACGAATTAAAATTTGATTAGAAGTCAACCCGCCATAACCAACAGCTGCATATAAATCGTCAACAGAATGATAATTAAACTTTCTAAGAACTTTCTCTACCCATTCAGCTTTAAAAAGTTCTGAAAATTGGTATCCTTGCCTTTTTACATCTTTTTCTAAAATTTCTTTCCCTTTTTGGATATTTTCTTCTCTTTTTTCCTTTTTAAACCATTGTTTAATTTTATTTTTAGCTTGGGAACTTCTAACTATATTTAGCCAATCTCTACTTGGTCCATTGGAATTTACTGAAGTTAATACCTCAATAATATTTCCATTTTGCAGTTTATAATCCAAAGGAACTATTTTTCCATTCACTTTGGCACCTACACACTGGTTCCCAATGGCACTATGAATACTATAGGCAAAATCAATAGGGCAAGATCCTTGGGGTAGGCTTAACACATCCCCCTTAGGCGTAAATACAAAAACCTCGTCTGTAAATAAATCAATTTTTAGGGTTTCCATAAATTCTCTAGCATCTTTTAGTTCTTTTTGCCATTCCAAAAGTTGCCTTAACCATGTTAATTTGCGTTCAAAGTCATCTATGGAATCTTTCCCCTCTTTATATTTCCAATGGGCTGCAATACCAAATTCTGCAATTCTATGCATTTCCCAAGTCCGTATTTGAATTTCTACTGGATCTCCCTTAGGGCCGATAACCGTGGTATGAAGGGATTGATACATATTTGGTTTTGGCATAGCAATATAATCTTTGAAACGACCTGGTATTGGTTTCCATAGGGTATGGACTATACCCAATACTCCATAACAATCCTTAATACTATTTACAATAATTCTAACTGCAGTTAAGTCAAAAATTTCATCGAAATTTTTATTTTTATAGACCATTTTACTATATATACTATAAAAATGTTTTGGTCTACCTTGTATATCTGCTTCTATATTCATTTCTTCTACTTTTTCATTTAAAATATCAATAACATTTTGAATATATTCTTCTCTTTCTCTTCGTTTAACGGCTACTTTTTCAACCAATGAATAATATCCCTTAGGATCTAAATAGCGAAGGGAAGAATCCTCTAGTTCCCATTTAATAGCTGATATTCCTAGACGGTGGGCAATAGGTGCAAAAATTTCTATAGTCTCTTGTGCCTTAGCTTTTTGCTTTTCAGGAGGCATATGTTTCATTGTTCTCATATTGTGCAGTCGGTCAGCTAATTTTATCAGAATAACCCGGATATCCTTGGCCATGGCTATAATCATTTTCCTAAGATTTTCTGCCTGCTGTTCTTCCTTGGATACAAAATCTAGTTTACCTAATTTTGTTACTCCATCCACTAAAATTGCTACTTCTTCTCCAAATTCTTTTTGAATGTCTTCAAAATCATAGGGTGTATCTTCAATAACATCGTGAAGAATACCGGCAGTAATTGTTGCTACGT
The window above is part of the Irregularibacter muris genome. Proteins encoded here:
- the dtd gene encoding D-aminoacyl-tRNA deacylase; amino-acid sequence: MRAVVQRVNFSHIEVDQQEVGRIGKGLLVLLGVKNDDTEEDVNYLVDKIINLRIFEDREEKMNLSLMDIGGELLVASQFTLYGDCKKGRRPSFTMAAKPERAEKLYEKFVEKTRGQGIRTQTGKFQTHMLVNLQNDGPVTMLIDSEKLF
- a CDS encoding RelA/SpoT family protein → MIEKLKDKIREYYKDADLSPIVKAYQLAVEAHEGQKRASGEDYIHHPIAVAYILADLQLDVATITAGILHDVIEDTPYDFEDIQKEFGEEVAILVDGVTKLGKLDFVSKEEQQAENLRKMIIAMAKDIRVILIKLADRLHNMRTMKHMPPEKQKAKAQETIEIFAPIAHRLGISAIKWELEDSSLRYLDPKGYYSLVEKVAVKRREREEYIQNVIDILNEKVEEMNIEADIQGRPKHFYSIYSKMVYKNKNFDEIFDLTAVRIIVNSIKDCYGVLGIVHTLWKPIPGRFKDYIAMPKPNMYQSLHTTVIGPKGDPVEIQIRTWEMHRIAEFGIAAHWKYKEGKDSIDDFERKLTWLRQLLEWQKELKDAREFMETLKIDLFTDEVFVFTPKGDVLSLPQGSCPIDFAYSIHSAIGNQCVGAKVNGKIVPLDYKLQNGNIIEVLTSVNSNGPSRDWLNIVRSSQAKNKIKQWFKKEKREENIQKGKEILEKDVKRQGYQFSELFKAEWVEKVLRKFNYHSVDDLYAAVGYGGLTSNQILIRLKDEYNKIHGKAKNKNILEIEQPRKSNRAKQKTFGRGIKVEGFGDIAVRFSKCCNPVPGDEILGYITRGRGVSIHRADCTNIKSLEGAQRFVDVSWDKDDQVNYQSEIQIKAKDQKGLLSNLSNILAETKTSVTAMNARTGKNDIAYINMTIEVKSATELDQLLKRFKKIKGVISTYRV
- a CDS encoding MBL fold metallo-hydrolase codes for the protein MIIETVPSGIYAANCYIIGCEETKEGAIIDPGGDALGLLFKIKKLQLNIKYIILTHGHLDHIGGVNEIKRKTQAAICIHSLDKDMLMDPELNLSKNMGRHIITQPCDIELKDKDVLNIGNISLEIIHTPGHTPGGICILANDSLFSGDTLFAGSVGRTDFPKGSTQDIISSISEKLFTLEDNVVVYPGHGAWTTIGKEKATNPFFN
- the hemZ gene encoding coproporphyrinogen dehydrogenase HemZ produces the protein MNLVILEGHDYQFDIREMLMQYFPRKNIIFQGESREDTYDYETVITNGLSIRKDEYIFYTVIKKNQQLISKYEIQLPSPLPLTHNEVIKLVKRKLKITIYKAMEKAFNNSLPWGILTGIRPTKIVHQLLNMGKMKKEIIEYLESEYLLHHKKIDLLLKIALNERNIIYPGDKNKISIYIGIPFCPSRCIYCSFISSTIGEKRDLLEKYLQALHHEIVQIGKYINNHKLNVESIYIGGGTPTVLNAEELKHLLFTIKSNINVEGIIEYTLEAGRPDTIDREKLQIAYQYGINRISINPQSMNDDTLHLIGRNHSSEDILRAYNLACETGFQCMNMDLILGLPNESVNEVKNTLAKIKDLRPENLTIHTMAVKKGSRLKDKLQDVDLSKEEEINKMLEATEEFARLNGYQPYYLYRQKYMMGNLENVGYCTADNKGIYNIQMMAEKQTIIGLGAGSVTKVIYLEEDRLERVPNVKNVEQYIQRVDELVNKKIVMLNDLYET